The Thermococcus henrietii genome segment ACGAGGTGAGCGACGAGGACATAGCCAACTTCAAGGCCTTCGAGGAAAAGCGTGCGGAAGCCTTCAAGAGGGAGCTTCGCTCGGAGGGTCTGGCAGACACGCTCGATTTGGCCTACAACAGCCCGGTCTGGAAGGAGTACGCCGAGAAGTGCCTCGCCTGCGGGAACTGCAACCTCGTCTGTCCGACGTGCCGTTGCTATGAAGTCTGCGACCGCTGGGTCGATGCCTACAGGGCCGTTCGCGAGAGGCGCTACGATTCCTGCTTCATGGAGAGCCACGGCCTCGTCGCGGGCGGTCACAACTTCAGGCCCACACGCTTGGACCGCTTCAGGCACCGCTACTACTGCAAGAGCTACTTCGACCCCTCGGCGGGTTTCAATTGCGTCGGCTGTGGCCGGTGCGACGAGTTCTGTCCGGCCGGTATAGAGCACGTTAAGGTTCTCGACGAGATAAGGGGGTCGCTGGAATGAATCCCTACGAGAGCCATCCGGCGAGAATCCTTGAGGTTAAGGACCTGACCCCGAGAGAGAAGCTCTTTACACTCCGCTTCCTCGACGAGAAGCTCAACGAGGAGTTCACCTTCAGGCCGGGACAGTTCGTCATAGTGGACGTTCCCGGCTTCGGCGAGTTCCCGATAAGCCTCTGCTCGTCCCCGACGAGGGGTCCAATCCAGCTCTGCATAAGGAAGGCCGGCAGGATGACGAAGTTCATACACGGAATGAAGGAAGGCTCGGTCGTTGGAATCCGCGGGCCGTACGGCAACGGCTTCCCGATGGAGGACATGGAGGGCTCGAACCTAATCCTCGTGGCCGGCGGTCTTGGAATGGCGCCCCTGCGCTCAGTTCTCTGGTACGCCCTCGACACCGGTAAGTACGAGCACGTCTGGCTCTTCTACGGCACGAAGGCCTATGAGGAGGTGCTCTTCCGCGACGAGGTTCTCCACCTCCTCAAGCACGGGAGTGCGATGAACTGCACCGTCAAGCTCGCCTACGAAATCGAGAGTCCCTCGTGCATCTACCTTGAGCAGGGCTTCTCCGACAGGGTCTGCAGGGGAGTGGTTACCGACCTCTTCAGGGGCGAGAACTTCGACGTCGAGAACTCCTACGCCCTAATCTGCGGCCCGCCGGTCATGTACCGCTTCGTCATAAGGGAGCTCCTCAACAGGAAGCTCTCACCGGGGAGAATCTACATGACCCTCGAGAGGCGCATGCGCTGTGGAGTCGGCAAGTGCGGCCACTGCGTCGTCGGAACGAGCGTCTCGATGAAGTACATCTGCCAGGACGGCCCGGTTTTCACCTACTGGGACGCCCTCTCGACGAGGGGGTTGATATGATGAAGCTCGGCGTGTTTGAGCTTACCGACTGCGGTGGTTGCGCCCTCAACTTCCTGTTCCTCTACGAGATGCTCTTAGACGTTCTTGAGTTCTACGAGATAGAGGAGTTCCACATGGCGACAAGTCTTGAAGGGAGGCACTTCGACGTCGGCCTCGTCACGGGAACGGTCTCAAGCCACCGCGACCTTGAAGTCCTCAGGGAAGCGAGGAACCGCTCCGACTACCTCATAGCCCTCGGAACCTGCGCCACCCACGGCTGCCTTCAGGCGAGCGTCGAGCTTCCGCTTAAGGAGAAGCTGAAGGCCGTTTACGGCGACGAGGGGAATCCGATGAGGGCGCTCGACCCCAAGCCCGTCGTCGAGTACGTTACCGTCGACCTCGCCATACCCGGCTGTCCCTACGACAAGAACGAGCTCTTCCAGGCGCTTATTGACATAGCGAAGGGCATCGAGCCTGTAAGACCTGATTATCCAGTCTGCCTCGAGTGCAAGCTGAACGAGTACGAGTGCGTTCTTGTCAAGAAGGGCCTCCCCTGCCTCGGCCCGATAACGCTCGGAGGCTGTAACGCTGCCTGCCCGCGCTCCGGACTCGGCTGTATCGGCTGTCGCGGGCCCCTGCCAGGTGAGGTGAACCCGGCTGGGGAGTTCGAGGTCCTCAAGGGTCTCGGCTACGACGAGGAGTACATCATGAGGAAGTTCAAGACCTTCGCGAGGTGGGGGCAATGATAATCGAGACGAGGGAGTTCACCCGCGTCGAGGGGAACGGGAAGGCCGAGATAGTCATCGAGGGGAACGAGGTCAAGGACGTCAGGGTCAAAATCGTCGAGGGGCCGAGGTTCTTTGAGCTTCTCACCCTCGGAAGGGACTTCTGGGATGTTCCCGACCTTGAAGCGAGGATATGCGCCATCTGCTACCTCTCTCACAGCGTCGCTTCCGTTCTGGCTATAGAGAGAGCCCTCGGCGTCGAGGTTCCGGAGAAGACGAGGCTCCTAAGGGAGCTCGGTCTCATAGGGGAACTCATCGAGAGCCACGCCCTGCATCTGTATCTCCTCGTCGCTCCCGACATCTTCGGCTATCCCGACGCGATAAGGCTCGCGACGAAGCACGGCGAGCTCGTCAAGGAGGGCATAGCTCTCAAGGCCTTCGGGAACAGGATTAGGGACCTCATCGGCGGGAGGGAAATCCACGGCATAAACGTTAAACCCGGCGGCTTCGGAAGGTGGCCGGGGCGGGAAGAGCTTGAGGCGATAGAGCGGGAGGCGAAGGCCCTCCTAACGGTGGCGAAGCGCGCGGTGAGGCTCTTCTCGGGGATCGGGGAGTACGGCGGAAGGGCCGAATTCTTCGTCGCCACCGACGGCTACCTCACCGGCGACTCGCTCATCTCGAACGTCGAGCGGAACTTCCAGTACTTCGAGCGCATCGAGGAGCGCCCCCTCGTCTACAGCTTCGCGAAGCAGAGCCTCTACAGCGGAAAGCCCTTCCTCGTCGGCTCTCTGGCGAGGCTCCTGCTCAAGGCTGAGTCGCTGACCCCTACAGCCAAGAGACTCTTCGAGGAGAACCGGGAGAGGCTTGAAGCCGGATGGGTGAGCTACAACAACCTCGCCCAGGCGATAGAGCTGGTTTACGCCCTCGAAAGGGCGGGGGAAATAGCGAAAACCCTTCTCGACAAAGGCTTTGAGCCCGAGAACGTTCCGGTCGAGGCCGGGGACGGCGAGGGGATAGGCTACGTGGAGGCCCCGAGGGGAGTCCTCGTGCACCACTACAGAATAGCCGGCGGAAAAATCGAGTACTCCAACATAATAACGCCCACGGCCTTCAACCACGCGGTGATGGAGGGCGCCCTCCTGTGGGAAGCGAGAGACCTCTACGGGAACGCGCCGGAGGATGAGCTCCTCAGAAGGCTTGAGGAAACCGTCCGGGCCTTCGACCCCTGCATCTCCTGCTCGGTGCACTTCGTCAGGGGATAAGCTTTTCTCCCCTCTTTCCCACTCTCTCCGGTGGGAGCATGGGGCCCTTCGACTTTCTGAAAAGACGGAAGGGTGAATCTGGAGAGTTCATAGCGTCGAGGAAACCGGTCGCGAAGTTCAGGGTGGGGCAGGTTCTCAACGTCCTCGGCAGGGAGACGCTGGTTGGAACCGTTGAGGGGATAATCTACCCCGGCTACAAGGTCAAGGGAAAAAACATCGCCCTAATCCGGGAAATCCAGAGGGAGCGAAAGAGGGTTGACTTCGCGGTTGACGGCGACAGGGTTGCACTGATTCTTGAGGGCAGGACAAACGCTAAAAAAGGCGACGTCCTCGAAATCTACCAGTCGTGAGGTGGGAGCAATGATAATCCTCGACAATCATTTCCACGTTGACCCCTTCAAGGGCCTCTTCCTCGAGGCGGTGAAGCAGTTCCACAGAGCGGGCGGGACGCACCTGATGGTCGTCTACAAGACGGCCCACGACTACGGCTTCCCGGGCCTCAAGGCGGAGGACTTCATAAAGGCCATGGACTTCCACATCGAGCTCGTCGAGAGGATAAACCGCGAGACGCCGGTTAAAGCCTTTGCCGTCGTCGGAGTCCACCCTGCGGAGTTCGTCTATCTGGTCGAGAAAAAGGGCCTTGAATACGCGAGAAACGAGGTCATGAAGGCCCTGGAGTACGCGCAAAAGCTGTGCCTTGAGGGCAAGGCCGTTGCGATAGGCGAGATAGGAAGGCCCCACTACGAGGTGAGCGAGGAAGTCTGGAACGCCAGCATAGAGCTGATGAAGTACGGCATGAGCCTCGCTAAAGAGGCGGACTGCGCGGTTCAGCTCCACACCGAGAGCTTCGACGAGGCCAAGTTCAGGGAGCTCGGCGAGTACGTGAAGGAAGTCGGCATAAAGCCCTACAAAGTAGTCAAGCACTTCTCGCCACCTCTGGTGAAAGTTGCTGAAGAGGTCGGCGTCTTTCCGAGCATAATAGCGAGTAGGAAGAACATAGAGGAGGCAATAAAGCAGGGCAACCGCTTCATGATGGAGACGGACTACATAGACGATAAGAGGAGACCCGGGGCAGTTCTCGGCCCGAAGACCGTTCCGAGGAGAACGAAGGCATTCCTCCAGAACGGCCTGTTTACGGAGGAGGACGTCTACAAAATCCACATCGAGAACCCGGAGAAGGTCTACGGGGTGGAGATGGGGGAGTAGAGCACCTTTCCCCCGCTCCTATCCCTTTCCATTCTGGGTTCTTTCTCCGGCCATCTCAAGTATCTCCTCAAGGATACGTTCAGAGATTCTAAAGCCGTGCTTTTTGAGTTCCTCAATGTACGGAAGAACTTCCTCGATGAGTCCCTTTCTTTTGGCGAGGAGAATCAACCCCAGGGTTCCAGTTACCCGCAACCCAAAGCCTCTAGCGACTTTTCTCGCGTCCTTGTCATCGAGAACGACCAAATCAATCCCATTTTCAAGGGCGAACGCTATCGTCTCCGCCTCTCCATGGTCAATCAGCTCAAGCAGGAACTTGACGACTCTCTGGTTTTCAACTGAAACCCTTTTCAGAAAACCCGCGTTTTCGATGTCAATTGCCTCCTCGTGCCCGGTTCCCTCAACGACCGTCTCATGATAGACGGCGTCAGTGACGTAAATCTCGTCAAAAAGTTCGTTTAATATGTTGAGTAACCCCAGCTTGGCGAGAAAGATGAGGGGAGACGAGTTGATTGCCGCTCTCATGACAGCTCCTCCAGAACCCTGAGGTCGTTCTCAAGCTCTTCCTCATCGTAGGGAATTCCCAGACCTTCTTTTGAGAGGAGTTCGATGAACTCCCACTTGCTCAGCCCCGCCAGCCTTCTCGCCTGCCCGAAGGACAGTATACCCTTCTCATACAGCCTGAGCGCAAGCTCTATCCTGACCCTCTCCTCAACCTCGTCATCGGGTATCTTCACCATTCCCGGAAGCTCAACGACTATTTTCTTTCCCATTCTCCCACCATTCCAGGTAAAACTCATGGCCCTATTTAACCCCTTCGTCAGACCTCCGCCCTCTTCACCACCCTCACAACCCCGGGCTCTCCGATTTCTCCCTCGACCTCGAAGGTTCTGCCCAAAAACCGCTCCACGACCCAGACGTTGGTGACGAGGTGGTTCGTGATTTCTGCAACGCCTATCTCTCCGCCCGCGAAGGCCAGGAACGGTATCAGCTGGTCACCGAGGAACTTATCAACTGCCTTCCTCGGCGTCAGTTGCTCAATCAGCTCTTCGGCGGCCTCCCTGCCGACCACCTCAGCCGGCTTTCCGCGCTTTCCGAGGGCGTCTCCAGCTAACCTAAGCGAGTCCGTCTCGGCCCAAACCACTATTCCACTTCCCGGCCCGAGGGAGCGCGAGATCTCCCTCTCAATCTCGACAGGGACGCTATAGAGGCTTCTCAGCTTCTCCTCCGCCGATTTTGCCTGTCTCTCCGCGACGTGGGCGGGTAGATTCGTCGCGTGGCTTATCCCCGCGAAGCGCTCTATCTTACGCCACTCGAGGGCAACGAGGGGCTTTCTCTCCTCCCACCGCTCGACCCTTCCGAGGACGAGCCCTCCACCCTTCGGGTAGTGGCCCCTCCTCTTGAGCTCAATCTCCGCTTTCAGGCCCATCTTTTCGAGCGCGAAGAGCGTAACGTTCCTCAGGTAGTCCACCGGCGGGCTCCAGGGCACGTCTGTTCCGCCGGTTACCTCGAAGCTTCCCCCCACGAAGGCCATCGCTGGCAATAACTCCTGGAGGACGAGCGCTATGCTCCCGGCCGTCTTTATTGGGACTTTGATGTGCTTAGGCTCTGCCCTCCCTGGGACGAACTCAAGAACCGTAGAGCCGACTTTTGCTCCTCTAACCCTCGCGTTGCTCAGCTCCTTCAAAGCGAGAATACCGTGCAGGTGCTGGGGCCTTAATCCGGGGTTTGGCCTGTTGGCCCTTATCCTGTGAATCCTCACAGGTTTTCCGGTGATTACCGACAGGGCAACGGCCGTTCTGAGTATCTGCCCTCCTCCCTCGCCGTATGAGCCATCTATCTCGACCCACTCCATTCTCCCACCATGGGGGAATTTCCCGCGAAGCCTAAAAACCTGACGAAAGGCTTTTAGGCGGGCCGAATAAGGTGGCATGGTGAGAGCATGGACGAGCTTGAGTTCTGCGTGAAGAGCCTTAGTTACCCCCTCGGAACCCTCCTCGAAACGCTGAAGAGGAAACCCGGTGAGAGGGTTGAGATTGACGGGGTGTATCTAACCCTCCCCGAGCTCCCCTTCGCGGTTAAGTGCTACCTGACCGCCAGGGCGCTCTTCGAGAGCCTCGACCTCGTT includes the following:
- the shyC gene encoding NAD(P)-dependent hydrogenase/sulfhydrogenase 2 subunit gamma, coding for MNPYESHPARILEVKDLTPREKLFTLRFLDEKLNEEFTFRPGQFVIVDVPGFGEFPISLCSSPTRGPIQLCIRKAGRMTKFIHGMKEGSVVGIRGPYGNGFPMEDMEGSNLILVAGGLGMAPLRSVLWYALDTGKYEHVWLFYGTKAYEEVLFRDEVLHLLKHGSAMNCTVKLAYEIESPSCIYLEQGFSDRVCRGVVTDLFRGENFDVENSYALICGPPVMYRFVIRELLNRKLSPGRIYMTLERRMRCGVGKCGHCVVGTSVSMKYICQDGPVFTYWDALSTRGLI
- the shyD gene encoding NAD(P)-dependent hydrogenase/sulfhydrogenase 2 subunit delta; the encoded protein is MKLGVFELTDCGGCALNFLFLYEMLLDVLEFYEIEEFHMATSLEGRHFDVGLVTGTVSSHRDLEVLREARNRSDYLIALGTCATHGCLQASVELPLKEKLKAVYGDEGNPMRALDPKPVVEYVTVDLAIPGCPYDKNELFQALIDIAKGIEPVRPDYPVCLECKLNEYECVLVKKGLPCLGPITLGGCNAACPRSGLGCIGCRGPLPGEVNPAGEFEVLKGLGYDEEYIMRKFKTFARWGQ
- the shyA gene encoding NAD(P)-dependent hydrogenase/sulfhydrogenase 2 subunit alpha, translated to MIIETREFTRVEGNGKAEIVIEGNEVKDVRVKIVEGPRFFELLTLGRDFWDVPDLEARICAICYLSHSVASVLAIERALGVEVPEKTRLLRELGLIGELIESHALHLYLLVAPDIFGYPDAIRLATKHGELVKEGIALKAFGNRIRDLIGGREIHGINVKPGGFGRWPGREELEAIEREAKALLTVAKRAVRLFSGIGEYGGRAEFFVATDGYLTGDSLISNVERNFQYFERIEERPLVYSFAKQSLYSGKPFLVGSLARLLLKAESLTPTAKRLFEENRERLEAGWVSYNNLAQAIELVYALERAGEIAKTLLDKGFEPENVPVEAGDGEGIGYVEAPRGVLVHHYRIAGGKIEYSNIITPTAFNHAVMEGALLWEARDLYGNAPEDELLRRLEETVRAFDPCISCSVHFVRG
- the pbp11 gene encoding tRNA-binding protein Pbp11, translated to MGPFDFLKRRKGESGEFIASRKPVAKFRVGQVLNVLGRETLVGTVEGIIYPGYKVKGKNIALIREIQRERKRVDFAVDGDRVALILEGRTNAKKGDVLEIYQS
- a CDS encoding TatD family hydrolase translates to MIILDNHFHVDPFKGLFLEAVKQFHRAGGTHLMVVYKTAHDYGFPGLKAEDFIKAMDFHIELVERINRETPVKAFAVVGVHPAEFVYLVEKKGLEYARNEVMKALEYAQKLCLEGKAVAIGEIGRPHYEVSEEVWNASIELMKYGMSLAKEADCAVQLHTESFDEAKFRELGEYVKEVGIKPYKVVKHFSPPLVKVAEEVGVFPSIIASRKNIEEAIKQGNRFMMETDYIDDKRRPGAVLGPKTVPRRTKAFLQNGLFTEEDVYKIHIENPEKVYGVEMGE
- a CDS encoding DUF3368 domain-containing protein encodes the protein MRAAINSSPLIFLAKLGLLNILNELFDEIYVTDAVYHETVVEGTGHEEAIDIENAGFLKRVSVENQRVVKFLLELIDHGEAETIAFALENGIDLVVLDDKDARKVARGFGLRVTGTLGLILLAKRKGLIEEVLPYIEELKKHGFRISERILEEILEMAGERTQNGKG
- a CDS encoding UPF0175 family protein; the protein is MGKKIVVELPGMVKIPDDEVEERVRIELALRLYEKGILSFGQARRLAGLSKWEFIELLSKEGLGIPYDEEELENDLRVLEELS
- the rtcA gene encoding RNA 3'-terminal phosphate cyclase, which produces MEWVEIDGSYGEGGGQILRTAVALSVITGKPVRIHRIRANRPNPGLRPQHLHGILALKELSNARVRGAKVGSTVLEFVPGRAEPKHIKVPIKTAGSIALVLQELLPAMAFVGGSFEVTGGTDVPWSPPVDYLRNVTLFALEKMGLKAEIELKRRGHYPKGGGLVLGRVERWEERKPLVALEWRKIERFAGISHATNLPAHVAERQAKSAEEKLRSLYSVPVEIEREISRSLGPGSGIVVWAETDSLRLAGDALGKRGKPAEVVGREAAEELIEQLTPRKAVDKFLGDQLIPFLAFAGGEIGVAEITNHLVTNVWVVERFLGRTFEVEGEIGEPGVVRVVKRAEV